The region CGAAGTCTTCGCGAACGATGCACAGTGTCTCACCAGTCGCATCTATCCGACACGTTCGGACAGCGTCAACGTAGACCTCTTCGCAACGCGGAAAGACGTGGTCGTCGAGTCGCTCGCGGTTTGGGAACTGGATACGACGACGCCCTGACGAAGCACGGGTTCTTTTTCGACCAGTCGCCGCTATGTCAACAAATCTAAATTAAAGATTAATCACTGTAGTTAAGAAACGTTCAAGTAGTAGGGTGAAAGACAATGATGTTAATGGGTAGCATATCGATACATCAGGTGCGGAAAGAATACGACGGTGACACGGGGACGGTCACCGCTGTCGACGATGTCAGTCTCGAGGTGAGCGATGGAGAATTTCTGACCATCGTCGGACCATCTGGATCGGGAAAGTCGACGCTGCTCAGAATGATCGCCGGGTTGGAGGACATCACCGGCGGCAGTATTCGGATCGGTGAGACGGTCATCAACGACGTCCCGCCGCAGCATCGAGGCGTCGCGATGGTCTTCCAGAATTACGCGCTGTACCCGCACATGAGCGTGCGGAAGAACATGTCCTACGGTCTCAAGTTGACGACCGACCTCGGTAGCGACGAAATCCGCCGCCGCGTCGAGGAGACGGCGGAGATGATGGGCATCGAGGAGCACCTCGAGAAGAAGCCTAACAATCTCTCCGGAGGACAACAACAGCGCGTCGCGACCGGACGAGCAATCGTCCGGCAGCCCGAAGTGTTCCTCTTCGACGAACCGCTGTCGAATCTCGATGCGAAACTGCGACTCCACATGCGAACGGAGCTTCAGCGGATTCAGAACGAACTCGAAACCACGTCCGTCTACGTTACCCACGACCAGACGGAGGCGATGACGATGTCCGACCGCATCGTGATTCTCCGAGATGGAACGATTCAGCAGGTCGGAACGCCCGAGGAAGTGTACGCGAGACCGACGAACCGATTCGTCGCGGATTTCATCGGCTCTCCGTCGATGAACTTCTTCGACGTTTCACTCCAGGGAACGACGCTCGCCGCCCCGAGCTTCGAGTACGACATCTCATCGGAGTGGGCACAACAGATCCGCGAGAACGGGACGAGCGACGAGTTCGTCCTCGGCATTCGCCCCGAACACATCGAAGCGACGGCGGACCAGTCGGCCCCGATTCGAGCGCGACTCGACGTCCTCGAACACGAAGGGAGCGACAACTACCTGTACCTCTCGAAAGGGGACGACGAATGGACGGTCCGCGTCGACGGAAACGTCCGGTACGACAGCGGAACGACGGTCGCTCTCGACCTACCTGCGGAACACATCCACGTGTTCGATAGACGCACCGGTGAGAATCTATTGCTCCGTGAGCGGCCGCTTCAAGAACGAACCGACTCGTCGGCACCTGCATGAGCGAGATGATCGACAGGACTCCACCCCCGGTAGCGGGTGGTCTCTGCAGAACCGTGTGACGAACACTCGACTACGAACCGAAAACGGAAATCGATACAATGACGCAGAACGACGCCAACACGACCGAATCGAACGGAAACCGAATCTCTCGCCGCCACGCTATCGGTACGGGTGGTGCGGTGTTGACGACCGCCCTCGCGGGGTGTAGCGGACTCACCGGCGGTGGCGGGTCGGATTCGGATAACTCGGGGAAATCCGGTGATGTCAACGTGGATTACTGGATGTACTTCGGGGCGCAGGAAAAAAAGGAGATGACGGAGCTGGTCAACGAATTCAACAAAAAGGACAACGGTATCCACATCAACGCGCAAAGCGTTCCGTTCGGAAGCTTCCTCAACAAGCTGTTTACCGCCGTTAACTCCGGGAATGCACCGCACATCGCCAGTTACTACGCCTCGTACGGTCGGCATCTCAAACCGATCACGGACCCCATCGACGACTACCTCTCGTCGAAGTCGAAGAGCGCGTACTTCGATATCGCACGCGAGAACACCAAGATAGACGGGAACACATACGCCCTTCCCATCGACGTTCACGGCAAGGGGCTGTACACGAACGACAAAGTCCTCGAGAAAGCGGGTGTCGACCCGGACTTTTCCGACTGGGATTCGTTCTCGAACGCTGCGAACACCATCAAGAAGAAGACCGACGCTCGTCCCTTCTCGTTCATCAACTGGAAAGCGGGACAGGCGGCGTACCGCGCATACATCATCGCCCTCACGCAAGCGGGCGGTAACGTCCTCACCGGTGAGCCGGGGGACTACAAAGTCGCATTCGACAACGAGAAAGGGATGCAAACGGCCCAGCTCATGAACGACATCACCGGGAAACTCGGCTGGGACTCCCAGAAGTTCCAGAGCGAATCCGCGCGCGTGGAGGATTTCGTCTCGGGCAAACTCGGCATGTTCATCGCCGGAACGTGGTCGATCAACAACTTCGAGAACGAGAACGGCGAGATTCCGTCCGACCTCTCCTTTACGTTCAAGAAGCCGTTCATGTTCCCCGGAGAGGGCGACAATGTCGCATGGGCCGAGTCGAATTCGTTGTACTTCCCGACGAACTCGAATCACACCGAAGAAGAGAAGAAAGCGGCCGTCGAGTTCGCGGAATTCGCCACCCAAAACAACACCCTGTGGGCGTCCGCTGGCGGTCACCTCCCGGCCGCGAAATCCGTGGCGACGTCGAAGGAAGTCAAGAACACGAAGCTCTGGACGGAGTTCGATACCATCTCGACCATGTACGAGATGGTGAAGGACAAACAGGTTCGGTACCAGCCACGGACCGGAATTCACATCAATAGCGACAAGTTCTGGGGCCCCTTCATCGACATGTATCTTCACAATACGTCCGTGAAGAAGGGTGTGAAAAACAGCGCGACCTCGCTCCAGCAAGCCTTAGATCGGCAGTAGGTGGTTCATCATGAGTAACGTCGATACATCTACAACCGCGGGGCGATTCGGGTCTATCCGAGAGCAGGTCGGAAGTCAGTCGACACGCCAACTGCTCGCTGGGCTCCTGTTTGCGGCCCCGTACTTGCTGTTGTTCAGTGTCTTTCTGCTGTATCCACTGTTGAAGGGGCTCTACATGAGCCTCTTCGAGTGGAACTTCCTCGACCCGTCGCAGTCGACGTTCGTCGGGGCGGCGAACTACGCTCGCTTGTTGAACGACCCGATGTTCTGGAACGCGTTCTGGAACACCATTCAGTTCGTCGCGATGACCGTTCCGCTCATCCTCGTCGTGAGCATGGTGCTCGCACTGGGGCTGAACAAGGAACTGAAGGGGAGCCGAATCCTCCAGTTCATCTACTTCAGCCCGTACGTGCTCACCGTTTCGGTCGTCGGCATCATCTGGCTCCAGATGTTCGCACAGAACGGCATCGGCACGTTGTTACTCGGCTGGCTGTTCGACGGGTCGCCGCTGAACTCGAAGTTCTGGGCGATGCCCGTCATCGTCGTCACGACGGTCTGGTGGCAATCGGGGTTCTACTTCGCCGTGTTGCTCGCGGCGCGACAGAACGTGCCCTCTCGACTGTACGAAGCGGCACGTCTCGACGGCGCCGGGCCGTGGCGTATGTTCTGGGACATCACGCTTCCGCACATGAAAAACGCCGTCCTGTTCGTGTTGGTCGCATCGACGATCTTCCAGTTCCAGATCTTCGGCCAGCCGTACATCATGACCAAGGGCGGTCCGGCCGGAAATACACAAACTCTCGTCTTGTACCTCTATCAACTCGGATTCGAAACGCGCGACCTCGGCTTCGGCGCAGCGGTGGGATACACGCTGTTGGCTATCCTGGTCGGCGTCTCGATTCTGAACTACGTCATCGTGGGGACGAACAATGAGTAATACAGATACCACCGTCGACGAATCACAGGCCGAATATTTCGACAGCGAACGGCTCTATCGGATCGGGTTGTACGTCGTCATGTACGGGTTGGCCGCCTTGTTCTTCATCCCGTACTGGCGGATGTTCCAGCTATCGGTGACGCCGATGAAGTTCATCTCGCAGGGTGGATTCCACCTCGTCCCGCCGGAGATCACGTTCGCGATTTGGAAGCGATACCTCATCGAAGAGCCCATCATCTACCAGTGGGCGTTCAACACGCTGTTGATCTCCTCGATTACGACGTTCATCGTGCTGGTCGTCGACTCGATGATCGCCTACTCGATTACGCGTTTGGAGTGGCCCGGGCGGAGCATCGTGCTGGGTGTCATCATGGCCAGCTTCATGATTCCCGGATACGTGAACATCATTCCGCTCTACACGTTGATCAACGACCTCGGGCTCATCAACTCGTACTGGGCCATCATCCTGCCGTTCGCGGCCGGACCGCTCGGCGTGTTCCTGCTCGTGCAGTTCTTCCGCGATATCCCGAAGGAACTGGAGGAAGCGGCGCGTCTCGATGGATTCTCGTCGGTGCGTATCTACACGCACATGATACTCCCGCTATCGACGCCCATCCTGACCGCGCTGGGGCTGTTCGTGTTCATCTGGAGTTGGAACCAGTTCCTCTGGCCGCTCATCGTCCTGAACGACGATGCGCTCTTCACGCTCCCCATCGGCGTCGTCACGCTCCGCTCGGTGAACGCGCTCTCGCCGAACCTCATCATGACGTCGCTCGCGCTCGCCTCGATGCCGTTGTTCATCGTCTTCCTCCTGTTCCAGGACAAACTCATTTCGAGCGTCCAGATGCAAGCGGGGACGGGATAACACATGGCCGAAACGACGGACCAAATCGCGTTTCGAAGCGCGCTCACGGCGGTGCCGAGCTTCGTCTACGGCAACGCACTTCGATTGGTCGTCCTGAGCGTCGCGTGGGTCGTTTGCTCGCTTCCGCTCATCACGGTCGGACCCGCGACGCTGCTCGCGTATGCGGCCGTTCAGGACCTGCGGTCGGAGCGGAACGCGGTGGATGTCTCGCGCTTGGGCTCGGTTCTCCGACGGAACGGCGTTGCGAGCGTCGTCTTCAGCGGCGTCCCGGTGGTCTTCGGCGGTATCTCGGTCCTCTACGGAATCCCGGCGCTCTCGCGGGGCATGCTGCTCGGCGAAATCATCGCGCTCATCGCCGGGTACGTCGCGATGTATTCCGCGTTGGTGCTGGTTCCAACGTTCAGTGCGATGGCGAGGGGCGTCTCTCCGGTGAGTGCGCTTCGCTACGGGATTCGGTGGGTCGCTTCCCACCCGACTGCCGTGCTCTCGATGGCGCTTCTCACGGTCGTCACCCTCGTCGTGACCGCGTTGCTCATGGTCGCGTTCCCCCTCCTGTTCGCTGGAATCGCCTTCTCGTTGCACGTCATCGTCACCGACGAGTTCGACACGCGCGCGGACGAAAACGGGCGGGCTTCGGCACTGGCGGCCGTGTGAGTACGCCATCTATTGTCCTCTCTCCGTTCGGTATCGTATCGACTGGGACGAGACGTGCGCTG is a window of Haladaptatus paucihalophilus DX253 DNA encoding:
- a CDS encoding extracellular solute-binding protein; the encoded protein is MTQNDANTTESNGNRISRRHAIGTGGAVLTTALAGCSGLTGGGGSDSDNSGKSGDVNVDYWMYFGAQEKKEMTELVNEFNKKDNGIHINAQSVPFGSFLNKLFTAVNSGNAPHIASYYASYGRHLKPITDPIDDYLSSKSKSAYFDIARENTKIDGNTYALPIDVHGKGLYTNDKVLEKAGVDPDFSDWDSFSNAANTIKKKTDARPFSFINWKAGQAAYRAYIIALTQAGGNVLTGEPGDYKVAFDNEKGMQTAQLMNDITGKLGWDSQKFQSESARVEDFVSGKLGMFIAGTWSINNFENENGEIPSDLSFTFKKPFMFPGEGDNVAWAESNSLYFPTNSNHTEEEKKAAVEFAEFATQNNTLWASAGGHLPAAKSVATSKEVKNTKLWTEFDTISTMYEMVKDKQVRYQPRTGIHINSDKFWGPFIDMYLHNTSVKKGVKNSATSLQQALDRQ
- a CDS encoding carbohydrate ABC transporter permease; this encodes MSNVDTSTTAGRFGSIREQVGSQSTRQLLAGLLFAAPYLLLFSVFLLYPLLKGLYMSLFEWNFLDPSQSTFVGAANYARLLNDPMFWNAFWNTIQFVAMTVPLILVVSMVLALGLNKELKGSRILQFIYFSPYVLTVSVVGIIWLQMFAQNGIGTLLLGWLFDGSPLNSKFWAMPVIVVTTVWWQSGFYFAVLLAARQNVPSRLYEAARLDGAGPWRMFWDITLPHMKNAVLFVLVASTIFQFQIFGQPYIMTKGGPAGNTQTLVLYLYQLGFETRDLGFGAAVGYTLLAILVGVSILNYVIVGTNNE
- a CDS encoding carbohydrate ABC transporter permease; protein product: MSNTDTTVDESQAEYFDSERLYRIGLYVVMYGLAALFFIPYWRMFQLSVTPMKFISQGGFHLVPPEITFAIWKRYLIEEPIIYQWAFNTLLISSITTFIVLVVDSMIAYSITRLEWPGRSIVLGVIMASFMIPGYVNIIPLYTLINDLGLINSYWAIILPFAAGPLGVFLLVQFFRDIPKELEEAARLDGFSSVRIYTHMILPLSTPILTALGLFVFIWSWNQFLWPLIVLNDDALFTLPIGVVTLRSVNALSPNLIMTSLALASMPLFIVFLLFQDKLISSVQMQAGTG
- a CDS encoding ABC transporter ATP-binding protein, with translation MGSISIHQVRKEYDGDTGTVTAVDDVSLEVSDGEFLTIVGPSGSGKSTLLRMIAGLEDITGGSIRIGETVINDVPPQHRGVAMVFQNYALYPHMSVRKNMSYGLKLTTDLGSDEIRRRVEETAEMMGIEEHLEKKPNNLSGGQQQRVATGRAIVRQPEVFLFDEPLSNLDAKLRLHMRTELQRIQNELETTSVYVTHDQTEAMTMSDRIVILRDGTIQQVGTPEEVYARPTNRFVADFIGSPSMNFFDVSLQGTTLAAPSFEYDISSEWAQQIRENGTSDEFVLGIRPEHIEATADQSAPIRARLDVLEHEGSDNYLYLSKGDDEWTVRVDGNVRYDSGTTVALDLPAEHIHVFDRRTGENLLLRERPLQERTDSSAPA